CTCCGCCACCTCGTCCTCGTCCGAGCCTCTCCGCGCACGCGAACGCTGGGCGAGTGCGTTCAGCACACCGTCGATCGCGCGCCACTGGTCGTCCAGCTCGGGATCGATCGCAGCCGCCGATCGCTCAGTGCTCATCCGTCATCCACCCCGGAGAGCGGTCTGCGCCTCCTCCGGTCCTCCGTCGAACGGCGCAGCATGGTCACTCTCGCTCTCATCATCGTCCAGCGGACGGCGGGTGGGCGACACCACCGCCGTGCACCCGCCAGAGACGATCGGCTCTTCCCAAAACTTGCGGCGACACGGGGAAGTATGTGACGGAGGGATGGTTCACACCGCTTTCGTGTCATCGGCGATCGGCCGCCGAGCGCTGGCCGGCCGACAGCCCTGAGCAAGGTTGGTCGGGTACCGTGGATGCTGTGGAAGCCCGTTCGGCGGCATGAGCAGGATTCTCGGTGCGGGTCTCCGCGCCGGCGCGGCGCTGGTCTTCGCCGCCGGGCTGGCAGGGTGCGGGTCGGCCTCGAGCGGTCAGGGCGGGCTCCCGCCGGCGCCACTCCCCACGCCGGCGATCACCACGCCACCCGCGGGCGGCCGTGTCGCCTATGCCGCCCTCGGCGCCTCCGAGACGTACGGGGTCGGCGCCAGCCCGATCTCCGACGGCTACGCCTACCGGCTGCGCGACGCCCTGCGGCTGACCGCCGCCGACTTCGCGGACGTGGCCATCCCGGGCGCGACCCTCGGCGACGCCTACCAGACCGAGCTGACCAACGCTCTCACCATCCAGCCGACGGTGTCGACGGTGTTCTTCGGCGTCAACGACATCCGTGCCGGGGTCCCGATCGCCCGGTTCACCTCGGACCTCAGCGACCTCGTCACCACCCTGCGGCGGGCCGGATCGAGGGTGCTCGTCGTCGGCGTCCCCGACCTCGGTGTCATTCCGGCGGTGCGGGCGGCGCTCCGCGGCGCCGACGCCGCGGCGCTCACCCGGCAGTGGAATGCGGCGATGCGGGGCGTCGCCGCCGCGACCGGTGCCGCCTTCCTCGACCTCGAGGAGCTCTCGAGGGAGATCTCGACCCATCCCGAGGAGATCGCCCCGGACGGCCTTCACCCGAGCGACGCGGGCCACGCACGGCTCGCGGCGGTCATCCTCGCAGCGCTCCGCTCACAGGGGTACGTCAGCGCATGACCATCGAGACCACCGGGCTCACCGAGACCTCCGAGCCCGCCGTCCTCGTCCCCACGCTCTGCTTCGAGGACGTTCGCACGTCGCTGTGGGCGGGCGGCGAGGAGGTTCGGATCCTGCGCGGGGTGAGCTTCCGGCTCGACCCCGGCGAGCTCGTCGCCCTGGTCGGCCCGAGCGGGAGCGGCAAGAGCACCATCCTCGGGATCGCCGCGGGCCTGGACGCGCCGACGTCGGGCCGCGTCGTCATCGACGGCACCGACATCAGCCGGATGCCCGAGCGGCCGCTGTCGCGGCTGCGCTCGCGGCGCATCGGCATGGTCTTCCAGTCGTACAACCTGCTGCCGACCCTGACTGCGCTCGAGAACGTCGAGCTGCCCCTGCTGGTCCCGGGCCAGCCGCGGCGGCCACCGGGCCGGGCGCGTGAGCTGCTCGCCGGGCTGGGTCTGGAGCACCGGCTCCACCACCGTCCGTCGCAGCTCTCGGGGGGCGAGCAGCAGCGCGTCGCCGTGGCCCGGGCCCTGGTCACCGACCCCACCCTGCTGGTCGCCGACGAGCCGACCGGGAACCTCGACACCGCAACCGGCGAGGCGCTCGTCGACGTGCTCCTCGAGGTGCGACGGCACCACGGGACCACGGTGCTCGTCGCCACCCACAACGACGCCCTGGCGCGGCGGGCCGACCGGGTGCTGCGGGTCCGCGACGGGGCGCTCGAGTGACCGGCGCGCTCCGCCTCGCCCTGCGGTACGTGCCCAGGGCGCTGGCGCGCGGCGGCCGCCGCGCCGTGGTCACGCTGCTCTGCATCGCCGTCGGGGTTGCGGCGATCGTCGCCCTCGAGGTCGCGGCGCTGTCCGTCGGCGACGCGCTCACCACCAACGTCCGCGCCGCCAACGGTGGCGACATCTCGGTGTCGACCAACTCCGCGCCGCTCTCGTCGAGCGACCTCGCCGTGCTCCGGCAGCTGGCCGCCCGCGGCGTGGTCAGCCGCTGGACCGCGGTGAGCCGGGTCCACGCCACCGCGGGCACCCCCGGCGGCCGCCTGGTCCCCTTCGACGCCGCCGTCGTCGACACCTCGACCTACCCCGTCGGAGGCCAGCCCACCTTCGTCACGCCCGCCGGCGGCAACGTCCAGCAGCTGCTCCGCCGTCCCGGCGACGTGCTCGTCTCCGCCGTGCTCGCCGACGAGCTGGGGGCGCATGCCGGCTCGCCGCTCCACGTCGACGGCGTCGGCGGAACCGGCCTGCAGGCGACCGTCCGCGGGGTGCTCGCCCAGGCGTCGCTCGAGCACGCGGCGGTGATGTACGTGCGCCTCGCCGACGCGGGCACGCTGACCTCGGCCCCACCGCAGTACGTCTCCGTGTACGCGAACGTGAACGGCGACGCCACCTCCACGGCTGCGCTGCTGCGCCAGGCCTTCCCTCAGGCGGGGATCACCACCGTCGCCGAGGCGGTGGCGAGCGCTCAGCAGCAGGTCCACGACTTCCACACCTTCGCCCTGCTCTCCGGCCTCGTCGCCCTGCTGGTCGCCGGGGTCGGGATCCAGAACGCGATGCAGTCCTCGCTGGCGTCACGGATCACCGAGGTCGCCATGCTCAAGGCGCTCGGCAACCCGCCGGCCGTCGTCGGCGGCCTCTTCGCGCTCGAGGCGGCCGCCCTCGGCGCCGCCGGCGGGGCGGTCGGCACGGCGGTCGGGATCGGGGTGAGCAGCGCCGTCACCGCGGCCGTGGTGCGTGCCACCGGGCTGGCGGCGTCGGCGCACGTCGACCCGGGGGTGGTCCTCGAGGGCATCGGTCTGGGCCTCGGCGCCACCGTCCTCTTCTCGCTGCTGCCGATCAGCGGGGCGGTCGCCGTCCGCCCCCTCGGCCTGATGCGCGGCGACCTCCTGCCCGCGCGGCGCTCGGTGCCGCGGCAGCTCGGCCTCCTGCTCGTCGTCGTCGCACTCTTCGCGCTGCTCGCCGCCTACGTCACCGGCGACCTCCAGGCGTCGGTCCTCCTGGTCAGCGGCGGGGTCGCGATCTGCGGCCTCCTCACCCTGCTCTTCGCGGCGGCGGTCGGTGCGCTGGCGCGGCTCCGGCGGCCGGCGCACACGGCGACCGCAGCCGGGGTCACGGCCGTGTCGGTCGTGGCCGTCGCCGTGGTGGCTCCGCGCGCGCCCGCCCTCGCGCCGCTCGCGCTGCTCGCGCTCGCCGTCTGGGTCGCGGCCGCGCTCGGCCCCCAGCGCTGGCGACTCTGGCTGCTGATGGCGGGTCGGAGCCTCGACCGGCGGCGCACCCGCAGCGCCGTGACCATCGTCGCCCTCTTCGCCGGCGCACTCTCGGCGGGGCTCACGATGACGATGGCGTCCGCGCTCCACGGGCAGATCACCGATGCCATCGCCAGCAGCGGGTCGACCAACCTCGTCGCCGTGGCCACCGACCCGTCGCGCGACGCGCTGCTCCGGAGCGCAACCCGCCTGCCCGGGGTGCAGATCTCGCAGGCGACGGTGATCGCCGCCGGACGCGCCACCGCGATCGACGGCGTGCCGGTGGCCGCGGCGCCGGCGCCCAACGCCACCGACGACCCCGGTGAGGGCCGTCTGCGGGCCCTGAACGGGCTGACCGGGTACGCCCTCGGCTCCGGGGACCTCCCCGGCTCGATCCGGGTGAGCGAGGGCCGGCCGCTGGGACCCGCCGACGCCGGCACCACCAACGTCCTCGTCGACCGGTCCCTGGGTGGGCCGCCCACATCGCTCCATCCAGGCTCGACCGTCACCCTCGCCGACGCCACCACCGGCAACCGGGTGACCGTGACCGTGGTCGGCACCTATGGGCGGGCCGGTCTGCGCAGCCAGCTGACGTCCCGCTACTCGCCCCGCGTCCTCGGCGACGAGACCGCCGCGCGCAGCCTCGCCGGCGGGGGCGTGGAGACGGTGCTGAGCATGTCCATCGCCCCGGCACAGCTCGACGCCGACAGCGTGGTGCTCCAGCGCGCCGTCCCCAGCGCGCTCGTGGCCAACGTCAACGACCTCACCGTGGTGGTGAGGACGGTCCTCGACAACCTCCTGCTGGTGCTCACCGTGGTCACCGCGATGGTGGTGCTCGCCGGGATCGCGGTCGTCGCCAACAGCGTCACCCTGGCGCTGATCGAGCGGGCGCGCGAGGTCGCCCTGCTGAAGTCGGTCGGCTTCGGACCCGGGCACGTCCTCACCGTGGTGGTGCTCGAGCACGGGCTCGCCGGATTCCTCGCGAGCGCGGCCGGGGTCGTGTCGATCGCCACCGCGCTCGCCATCCTCTCCCGGCAGGTGCTGGACACCCCGATCGCCGTCAGCGTGGGCATCAGCGCGGCGCTGGTGAGCGCCTCGGTCGTGGTGACCGCGCTCACCGCGTGGCTGGCGGCGCGCAGCGGAGCCTCGGCCCGGCCGTCGACGGCGCTGCGCAACTCCTGAGCGTGCCGGGAGCCCGACCCCCGGGAGTCATGGACCCGTCACCGCCCAGGAGGACGATCCGCCGGTGAGCCTGCGCGACGGCTTCGTCCTCGCCCTCCGGAGCGCCCTCCGCCGCCCGGCGCGGACGGCGCTGACGGTGGTCGCCGTCGCCCTCGGAAGCGCCCTCCTGGTCGCCCTCGCGGTGATCTCGCAGGTCGCCGACACCCGGGTGATCAGCCAGCTCGGCAGGGGCGGCCCGGCCACGGCGATCGATGTCGCCGCCGCCGCTCCCGACCCGGTGTCCCCGGGCAGTGACAACCCGACCCTGGGGCCGGCGAAGAACCTCGACGACGCCGCCCTGGCCGCCATCCGGCGCCTGCCGCACGTGACCTCGGCCCTCCCGATCGTCTCGCAGCCGGTCGTCGTCGTCCCGCCGCCGCGCGGCCCCGCCATCCCGACCCTCGCCGGCGACGACCCCGACCGCGGCCTGCCGCGGCCCTTCACCACCACCGCGGTCGGCATCGACCTGGGCGCGGTGCGCGACCTGCCGGTGACCCTCCTCGCCGGCCGGCTGCCGGCGGGCGGCTCGACCGTGGAGGTGGCGGTGACCCTCGACTACCTGGACCGGCTGCACCTCGACCTCCGGCGGCCGCAGGCGGTACTCGGGACCGAGGTGGAGATCGGGGCTCCGCAGGTGCCCGCGCAGCCTCCGGCACAGAACCGCGCCCGCTGGTCGCGGGCGGCGATCACCGGCGTGGTCGCCCAGCAGGTCGGCGGCGGGACCCTGCTCACGTCACTGACGCTGGCGCGCACCGAGCGCGCCTGGCAGCTCGCCGGGGTCGACGGGAGGAGCCTGGGGCTCCCCCTGCCGGTCTCCGAGTACGCCAGCATCGTCGTGGTCGCAGACTCGCTCGGTTCGGTCCACGCGGTGCGGGCCGCGATCAGCGGTCTCGGCTACTCGACCAGCGCGCCGGAGCAGCTGGTGGCCACCGTGCAGCGATACCTCCACGTCGTCGACGTCGTGCTCGGAGCGATCGGGCTCATCGCGCTCCTGATCGCGGCGCTGGGCATCACCAACGCCCTGCTCGCCGCGGTCCGCGAGCGGCGCCCGGAGATCGGCGTCCTCAAGGCGATCGGTGCCCGCGACTCCGACGTCCTCCGCTGGTTCCTGACCGAGGCGCTCATCTGCGGGGTCGCCGGCGGCCTCCTGGGGGCGCTCGGCGGCCTCGCGGCGGTGGCGTTGACGGCCGCGGCGGTCAACGGCTACCTCGTCCAGCAGGGGCTGGAGGGAGTCGATCTGGGCGGAGCGCCGTGGACGACGGGCCTCGCCGGTGTCGCCGGCTCGGCGGTGCTCGCCCTGCTCGCCGCGGCCTGGCCGGCGCTGCGTGCGGCGCGGCTGCCGGCGCGCGATGCGATGGCAACCACGTGACCCGCTCGCGCTTCGCCGCGGTGGCCACCGCCGCGGCGGCCCTCGCCGCCTGCGGAACCGCGCAGACAACACCGGCGATCGCCCCGGGCCCGGTGCTCGCTCCCGCCGGGATGCCCGTCGTCTTCGCCGCGCTGGGGGCCAGCGAGACGGCGGGGGCGGGCCTCTCCGACATGTCCCTGCAGCTGCGGGCGGCGTGGCCTCAGCTGTTCTTCAACGCGGCGCTCCCGCGGGCCGCGACCTATTACAACTACGGCGTCGGAGGGATCACCGCGGCCGAGGCGCTGCAGCTCGAGGTGCCCGCCGCACTCGCCGTGCATCCCACCCTGGCCACGGTGTTCTTCACCCTCAACGACCTGGTGCGGGGGGTGAGCAGCGCCCGATTCGAGGCCGACCTCGACGTCATCGTCCACGCGCTGCGCCAGGGCGGCCGGGCCACGGTGCTCGTCGCCAACACCCCCCACCTCGAGGACCTTCCCGCCTACCGCGCCTGCCTGTCGCCGCTGCGGGCGTCGACCTGCCCGTTTCCCACGCCGGTGACGGTGCCCCCGCCGAGCGAGGTGGCCGCGCTCGTCGACGCCTACGACGCCGCCGCAGCCCGCGTCGCCGCGCGCGAGGGGGCGATCCTCGTCGACCTCGCGGCGAACAGCGCGGACGTCATCGCCCGTCCCGAGCTGGTCGCCGAGGACGGATTTCACCCGAGCCCTCTCGGGCACGCGGAGATCGCGCGCCTCTTCGCGGTCGCGTACGCGCAGCGACGCTGACCCGGCCGGAGCCGCTCACCGGCGTCACCGCCCGGCGAAGTACTCGTCGGTGGCGATGACCGACGCGATCAGCAGCTCGTCCCGAAGGCCCGACTGCATGCGGCCGGTCCAGTAGGCGAGGCCACCGGCGTCGGGCTGGTGGCCCAGGAAGTGCTGGAAGACGCCTCGGACGAGGTTCTGGTAGCCCTCGGTGCTGGTCAGGATGGACGCCGACACCAGGTAGCGGGGCGCGCCGGTGTCGAGCCGTCCCCCCCAGTACGCCAGTCCTCCGGGCTCGGGACCGCGTCCGAGGATGTCGTCGTAGAGGACGCGCACGTAGGTGAGGTTGTCGTCGTGTCCGCGCAGGTGGAAGTACTCGTCCGACCCGATCAGGCTCTCGGCGAGCTGCTCGAAGGTCGCTCCCCTGGCGATGTACCCCACCCAGAAGCCCTCGCCCCCGCTGTCGGTGGCGCGCTGGAGGAACCGCGAATAGAGCGCCTGCACCTGGAGGCCGCGGTACTCGGTCGAGGCGGTCAGGCTGGTGGCAACCGGGTACCGGGGTTGACCGGCGTCGATCAGCCCGCTCCAGTATGCGAGGCCGCCGGCATCGGAGGGGCGCCCCAGCAGGTCCCGGTAGACACGGCTGACGAACCCCTGCGTACCGGCCGGCGCAGCCGGGGGCGCGGTCCCGTGGATGCTGCCCATGCCGGTGGGGCCGTCGTATCCGGGCTGTGCAGTGCAGAGATAGCCGGGCGTGCACACGCCGTTGCTGCCGCTGACCACATCGTTGGCGGCGCCGGGCAGATACAGGGAGGAGGCGCCGGCTCCCGGCCGGGTGGCTCCACGCAGCGCATATCCGGCCGCGACGATCGGAGCGGCGGCGCTGGTGCCGCCCACGCGCATCCAGCCCCCGTTCGCGTAGCTGTCGTACACGGCGACGCCGGTGCCGGGATCCGCGACGGCCGCCACGTCCACGACCGTGCGCCGAGAGCAGCCCGTGTCCTTCTGCCAGGCCGGCTTCGTCTCGTAGGCGCTGCAGCCGCTGCCGCCACCGCTCCACGCGCTCTCCGACCAGCCACGGGGGTCCGACGAGGGGCGAAGGCTGGTGCCACCGACGGCGGTCACGTAGGGGGAGGCGGCCGGATAGTTGACCCCGTAGCCGCCGTCTCCGCTGGCGGCGACGATGGGCACACCGGGGTGGTTGAAGAGCGCGTCGTCCTGCCGCTCGGCGGGGTACTCCGGCACTCCGAAGCTGAGGCTGAGCTCGGTCGCGCCCAGCGCCAGGGCCTCGTGCACCGCCTGGAAGACGTCGCCCAGGACGTCGCTGTTCGCCTCGACCAGCAGAATGGAGCAGAGTGGGCAGGCCGCCGACGCCATGTCCAGGTCGACTGACGTCTCCGTCGCCCAGTTCACCTGCGGCGGCGGATACCGGGTTCCGCCCTGCTGGTCGACCTTGCGGAAGCACCCGTTCACACTGGTGC
Above is a genomic segment from Candidatus Dormiibacterota bacterium containing:
- a CDS encoding DUF4214 domain-containing protein, coding for MSAGGGHRRRALRELAGAGWLLVMMLLLAAPQGRTGPARVATATPATVTTLDGAGLGSAGVCGAAPPGHVRCLADVSTRRGRVESSALGAGPLPNSYSPADLTSAYGLASAGGGRGHVLAVVLAYDDPSAEADLAVYRGQFSLSPCTSVNGCFRKVDQQGGTRYPPPQVNWATETSVDLDMASAACPLCSILLVEANSDVLGDVFQAVHEALALGATELSLSFGVPEYPAERQDDALFNHPGVPIVAASGDGGYGVNYPAASPYVTAVGGTSLRPSSDPRGWSESAWSGGGSGCSAYETKPAWQKDTGCSRRTVVDVAAVADPGTGVAVYDSYANGGWMRVGGTSAAAPIVAAGYALRGATRPGAGASSLYLPGAANDVVSGSNGVCTPGYLCTAQPGYDGPTGMGSIHGTAPPAAPAGTQGFVSRVYRDLLGRPSDAGGLAYWSGLIDAGQPRYPVATSLTASTEYRGLQVQALYSRFLQRATDSGGEGFWVGYIARGATFEQLAESLIGSDEYFHLRGHDDNLTYVRVLYDDILGRGPEPGGLAYWGGRLDTGAPRYLVSASILTSTEGYQNLVRGVFQHFLGHQPDAGGLAYWTGRMQSGLRDELLIASVIATDEYFAGR
- a CDS encoding GDSL-type esterase/lipase family protein, with the translated sequence MTRSRFAAVATAAAALAACGTAQTTPAIAPGPVLAPAGMPVVFAALGASETAGAGLSDMSLQLRAAWPQLFFNAALPRAATYYNYGVGGITAAEALQLEVPAALAVHPTLATVFFTLNDLVRGVSSARFEADLDVIVHALRQGGRATVLVANTPHLEDLPAYRACLSPLRASTCPFPTPVTVPPPSEVAALVDAYDAAAARVAAREGAILVDLAANSADVIARPELVAEDGFHPSPLGHAEIARLFAVAYAQRR
- a CDS encoding FtsX-like permease family protein — its product is MTGALRLALRYVPRALARGGRRAVVTLLCIAVGVAAIVALEVAALSVGDALTTNVRAANGGDISVSTNSAPLSSSDLAVLRQLAARGVVSRWTAVSRVHATAGTPGGRLVPFDAAVVDTSTYPVGGQPTFVTPAGGNVQQLLRRPGDVLVSAVLADELGAHAGSPLHVDGVGGTGLQATVRGVLAQASLEHAAVMYVRLADAGTLTSAPPQYVSVYANVNGDATSTAALLRQAFPQAGITTVAEAVASAQQQVHDFHTFALLSGLVALLVAGVGIQNAMQSSLASRITEVAMLKALGNPPAVVGGLFALEAAALGAAGGAVGTAVGIGVSSAVTAAVVRATGLAASAHVDPGVVLEGIGLGLGATVLFSLLPISGAVAVRPLGLMRGDLLPARRSVPRQLGLLLVVVALFALLAAYVTGDLQASVLLVSGGVAICGLLTLLFAAAVGALARLRRPAHTATAAGVTAVSVVAVAVVAPRAPALAPLALLALAVWVAAALGPQRWRLWLLMAGRSLDRRRTRSAVTIVALFAGALSAGLTMTMASALHGQITDAIASSGSTNLVAVATDPSRDALLRSATRLPGVQISQATVIAAGRATAIDGVPVAAAPAPNATDDPGEGRLRALNGLTGYALGSGDLPGSIRVSEGRPLGPADAGTTNVLVDRSLGGPPTSLHPGSTVTLADATTGNRVTVTVVGTYGRAGLRSQLTSRYSPRVLGDETAARSLAGGGVETVLSMSIAPAQLDADSVVLQRAVPSALVANVNDLTVVVRTVLDNLLLVLTVVTAMVVLAGIAVVANSVTLALIERAREVALLKSVGFGPGHVLTVVVLEHGLAGFLASAAGVVSIATALAILSRQVLDTPIAVSVGISAALVSASVVVTALTAWLAARSGASARPSTALRNS
- a CDS encoding SGNH/GDSL hydrolase family protein; the encoded protein is MSRILGAGLRAGAALVFAAGLAGCGSASSGQGGLPPAPLPTPAITTPPAGGRVAYAALGASETYGVGASPISDGYAYRLRDALRLTAADFADVAIPGATLGDAYQTELTNALTIQPTVSTVFFGVNDIRAGVPIARFTSDLSDLVTTLRRAGSRVLVVGVPDLGVIPAVRAALRGADAAALTRQWNAAMRGVAAATGAAFLDLEELSREISTHPEEIAPDGLHPSDAGHARLAAVILAALRSQGYVSA
- a CDS encoding ABC transporter permease, producing MSLRDGFVLALRSALRRPARTALTVVAVALGSALLVALAVISQVADTRVISQLGRGGPATAIDVAAAAPDPVSPGSDNPTLGPAKNLDDAALAAIRRLPHVTSALPIVSQPVVVVPPPRGPAIPTLAGDDPDRGLPRPFTTTAVGIDLGAVRDLPVTLLAGRLPAGGSTVEVAVTLDYLDRLHLDLRRPQAVLGTEVEIGAPQVPAQPPAQNRARWSRAAITGVVAQQVGGGTLLTSLTLARTERAWQLAGVDGRSLGLPLPVSEYASIVVVADSLGSVHAVRAAISGLGYSTSAPEQLVATVQRYLHVVDVVLGAIGLIALLIAALGITNALLAAVRERRPEIGVLKAIGARDSDVLRWFLTEALICGVAGGLLGALGGLAAVALTAAAVNGYLVQQGLEGVDLGGAPWTTGLAGVAGSAVLALLAAAWPALRAARLPARDAMATT
- a CDS encoding ABC transporter ATP-binding protein; this encodes MTIETTGLTETSEPAVLVPTLCFEDVRTSLWAGGEEVRILRGVSFRLDPGELVALVGPSGSGKSTILGIAAGLDAPTSGRVVIDGTDISRMPERPLSRLRSRRIGMVFQSYNLLPTLTALENVELPLLVPGQPRRPPGRARELLAGLGLEHRLHHRPSQLSGGEQQRVAVARALVTDPTLLVADEPTGNLDTATGEALVDVLLEVRRHHGTTVLVATHNDALARRADRVLRVRDGALE